One segment of Meriones unguiculatus strain TT.TT164.6M chromosome 3, Bangor_MerUng_6.1, whole genome shotgun sequence DNA contains the following:
- the LOC132652955 gene encoding aflatoxin B1 aldehyde reductase member 3-like isoform X1, which produces MSPTVPATVLGAMEMGQSMDVTSSTASVRAFLQRGYTEIDTAFLYGEGQSETILGGLGLGLGRSGCKVKIATKAIPLFGTTLKPDDVRFQLETSLKRLQCPRVDLFYLHLPDHSTPIEETLQTCHQLHQEGKFVELGVSNYASWEVAEICTICKKNGWIMPTVYQGVYNATTRQVEKELLPCLRHFGLRFYAYSPLAGGLLTGKYKYEIKEEEQPLSRFFGKKYDNFFRKNYWKESYLKGIDLVKESLKTTYGTRAPSMTSAALRWMYHHSQLQGSQGDAVVLGLSSLEQLEENLAATEEGRLEPAVVEAFNQAWNMTAQECPNYFR; this is translated from the exons ATGTCGCCAACCGTGCCCGCCACTGTCCTGGGTGCCATGGAGATGGGGCAAAGCATGGACGTGACCTCCAGCACCGCCTCGGTGCGTGCCTTCCTGCAGCGTGGCTACACTGAGATAGACACCGCCTTCCTGTATGGGGAAGGCCAGTCTGAGACTATCCTAGGTGGCCTGGGACTCGGGCTGGGCCGCAGCGGCTGCAAAG tAAAAATTGCCACCAAGGCTATTCCATTGTTTGGGACCACATTGAAGCCTGATGATGTCCGGTTCCAGCTGGAGACATCCCTGAAGCGGCTGCAGTGTCCCCGGGTGGACCTCTTCTACTTACACTTACCAGACCACAGCACCCCTATAGAGGAGACCCTGCAGACCTGTCACCAGCTGCATCAGGAG GGCAAGTTTGTGGAGCTTGGCGTGTCCAACTATGCCTCCTGGGAAGTGGCTGAGATCTGTACCATCTGCAAGAAAAATGGCTGGATCATGCCAACTGTGTACCAG GGCGTGTACAATGCCACCACCAGGCAGGTGGAGAAGGAGCTCCTTCCCTGCCTGAGACACTTTGGACTGAGGTTCTACGCCTACAGCCCATTGGCTG GAGGCCTGCTGACTGGCAAATACAAATATGAAATAAAGGAAGAGGAGCAGCCCTTGAGCCGCTTCTTTGGGAAGAAATATGACAATTTCTTCAGGAAAAA CTACTGGAAGGAAAGCTACTTAAAGGGCATTGACCTTGTGAAGGAGTCCTTGAAGACCACCTATGGCACCAGAGCCCCGAGCATGACCTCGGCTGCCTTGCGGTGGATGTACCATCACTCACAGCTCCAG GGCTCCCAAGGAGATGCAGTTGTCTTGGGCCTATCCAGCCTGGAGCAGCTGGAAGAGAATTTGGCTGCCACTGAGGAAGGGCGCCTGGAGCCAGCTGTTGTGGAAGCCTTTAACCAAGCCTGGAATATGACTGCCCAGGAGTGTCCCAACTACTTCAGATAG
- the LOC132652955 gene encoding aflatoxin B1 aldehyde reductase member 3-like isoform X2 — translation MSPTVPATVLGAMEMGQSMDVTSSTASVRAFLQRGYTEIDTAFLYGEGQSETILGGLGLGLGRSGCKVKIATKAIPLFGTTLKPDDVRFQLETSLKRLQCPRVDLFYLHLPDHSTPIEETLQTCHQLHQEGKFVELGVSNYASWEVAEICTICKKNGWIMPTVYQGVYNATTRQVEKELLPCLRHFGLRFYAYSPLAGGLLTGKYKYEIKEEEQPLSRFFGKKYDNFFRKKAPKEMQLSWAYPAWSSWKRIWLPLRKGAWSQLLWKPLTKPGI, via the exons ATGTCGCCAACCGTGCCCGCCACTGTCCTGGGTGCCATGGAGATGGGGCAAAGCATGGACGTGACCTCCAGCACCGCCTCGGTGCGTGCCTTCCTGCAGCGTGGCTACACTGAGATAGACACCGCCTTCCTGTATGGGGAAGGCCAGTCTGAGACTATCCTAGGTGGCCTGGGACTCGGGCTGGGCCGCAGCGGCTGCAAAG tAAAAATTGCCACCAAGGCTATTCCATTGTTTGGGACCACATTGAAGCCTGATGATGTCCGGTTCCAGCTGGAGACATCCCTGAAGCGGCTGCAGTGTCCCCGGGTGGACCTCTTCTACTTACACTTACCAGACCACAGCACCCCTATAGAGGAGACCCTGCAGACCTGTCACCAGCTGCATCAGGAG GGCAAGTTTGTGGAGCTTGGCGTGTCCAACTATGCCTCCTGGGAAGTGGCTGAGATCTGTACCATCTGCAAGAAAAATGGCTGGATCATGCCAACTGTGTACCAG GGCGTGTACAATGCCACCACCAGGCAGGTGGAGAAGGAGCTCCTTCCCTGCCTGAGACACTTTGGACTGAGGTTCTACGCCTACAGCCCATTGGCTG GAGGCCTGCTGACTGGCAAATACAAATATGAAATAAAGGAAGAGGAGCAGCCCTTGAGCCGCTTCTTTGGGAAGAAATATGACAATTTCTTCAGGAAAAA GGCTCCCAAGGAGATGCAGTTGTCTTGGGCCTATCCAGCCTGGAGCAGCTGGAAGAGAATTTGGCTGCCACTGAGGAAGGGCGCCTGGAGCCAGCTGTTGTGGAAGCCTTTAACCAAGCCTGGAATATGA
- the LOC132652956 gene encoding aflatoxin B1 aldehyde reductase member 3-like isoform X1, which yields MSPTVPATVLGAMEMGQSMDVTSSTASVRAFLQRGYTEIDTAFLYGEGQSETILGGLGLGLGRSGCKVKIATKAIPLFGTTLKPDDVRFQLETSLKRLQCPRVDLFYLHLPDHSTPIEETLQTCHQLHQEGKFVELGVSNYASWEVAEICTICKKNGWIMPTVYQGVYNATTRQVEKELLPCLRHFGLRFYAYSPLAGGLLTGKYKYEIKEEEQPLSRFFGKKYDNFFRKNYWKESYLKGIDLVKESLKTTYGTRAPSMTSAALRWMYHHSQLQGSQGDAVVLGLSSLEQLEENLAATEEGPLEPAVVEAFNQAWNMTAQECPNYFR from the exons GGTGCCATGGAGATGGGGCAAAGCATGGACGTGACCTCCAGCACCGCCTCGGTGCGTGCCTTCCTGCAGCGTGGCTACACTGAGATAGACACCGCCTTCCTGTATGGGGAAGGCCAGTCTGAGACTATCCTAGGTGGCCTGGGACTCGGGCTGGGCCGCAGCGGCTGCAAAG tAAAAATTGCCACCAAGGCTATTCCATTGTTTGGGACCACATTGAAGCCTGATGATGTCCGGTTCCAGCTGGAGACATCCCTGAAGCGGCTGCAGTGTCCCCGGGTGGACCTCTTCTACTTACACTTACCAGACCACAGCACCCCTATAGAGGAGACCCTGCAGACCTGTCACCAGCTGCATCAGGAG GGCAAGTTTGTGGAGCTTGGCGTGTCCAACTATGCCTCCTGGGAAGTGGCTGAGATCTGTACCATCTGCAAGAAAAATGGCTGGATCATGCCAACTGTGTACCAG GGCGTGTACAATGCCACCACCAGGCAGGTGGAGAAGGAGCTCCTTCCCTGCCTGAGACACTTTGGACTGAGGTTCTACGCCTACAGCCCATTGGCTG GAGGCCTGCTGACTGGCAAATACAAATATGAAATAAAGGAAGAGGAGCAGCCCTTGAGCCGCTTCTTTGGGAAGAAATATGATAATTTCTTCAGGAAAAA CTACTGGAAGGAAAGCTACTTAAAGGGCATTGACCTTGTGAAGGAGTCCTTGAAGACCACCTATGGCACCAGAGCCCCGAGCATGACCTCGGCTGCCTTGCGGTGGATGTACCATCACTCACAGCTCCAG GGCTCCCAAGGAGATGCAGTTGTCTTGGGCCTATCCAGCCTGGAGCAGCTGGAAGAGAACTTGGCTGCCACTGAGGAAGGGCCCCTGGAGCCAGCTGTTGTGGAAGCCTTTAACCAAGCCTGGAATATGACTGCCCAGGAGTGTCCCAACTACTTCAGATAG
- the LOC132652956 gene encoding aflatoxin B1 aldehyde reductase member 3-like isoform X2, with product MSPTVPATVLGAMEMGQSMDVTSSTASVRAFLQRGYTEIDTAFLYGEGQSETILGGLGLGLGRSGCKVKIATKAIPLFGTTLKPDDVRFQLETSLKRLQCPRVDLFYLHLPDHSTPIEETLQTCHQLHQEGKFVELGVSNYASWEVAEICTICKKNGWIMPTVYQGVYNATTRQVEKELLPCLRHFGLRFYAYSPLAGGLLTGKYKYEIKEEEQPLSRFFGKKYDNFFRKKAPKEMQLSWAYPAWSSWKRTWLPLRKGPWSQLLWKPLTKPGI from the exons GGTGCCATGGAGATGGGGCAAAGCATGGACGTGACCTCCAGCACCGCCTCGGTGCGTGCCTTCCTGCAGCGTGGCTACACTGAGATAGACACCGCCTTCCTGTATGGGGAAGGCCAGTCTGAGACTATCCTAGGTGGCCTGGGACTCGGGCTGGGCCGCAGCGGCTGCAAAG tAAAAATTGCCACCAAGGCTATTCCATTGTTTGGGACCACATTGAAGCCTGATGATGTCCGGTTCCAGCTGGAGACATCCCTGAAGCGGCTGCAGTGTCCCCGGGTGGACCTCTTCTACTTACACTTACCAGACCACAGCACCCCTATAGAGGAGACCCTGCAGACCTGTCACCAGCTGCATCAGGAG GGCAAGTTTGTGGAGCTTGGCGTGTCCAACTATGCCTCCTGGGAAGTGGCTGAGATCTGTACCATCTGCAAGAAAAATGGCTGGATCATGCCAACTGTGTACCAG GGCGTGTACAATGCCACCACCAGGCAGGTGGAGAAGGAGCTCCTTCCCTGCCTGAGACACTTTGGACTGAGGTTCTACGCCTACAGCCCATTGGCTG GAGGCCTGCTGACTGGCAAATACAAATATGAAATAAAGGAAGAGGAGCAGCCCTTGAGCCGCTTCTTTGGGAAGAAATATGATAATTTCTTCAGGAAAAA GGCTCCCAAGGAGATGCAGTTGTCTTGGGCCTATCCAGCCTGGAGCAGCTGGAAGAGAACTTGGCTGCCACTGAGGAAGGGCCCCTGGAGCCAGCTGTTGTGGAAGCCTTTAACCAAGCCTGGAATATGA